A region of the Mus caroli chromosome 7, CAROLI_EIJ_v1.1, whole genome shotgun sequence genome:
ACCTGCTGCGCAAGGCCATGGCCAAGGTACAGGAAGGTCAGAGTGGCGTGGGGATTTATGGAAGCCCAGGCAGGGCCCATAGCACTCCTTCTCATTTGCTTTCCACAGGACTTGGCACCCAACGCCAGCTCCCCACTAGAATGGACAACACTGTTTCCTGTAACCCTGGGTTCCCTGCCAGGTTAGAGAGCCAGGATCACGGTGGGGGACTGTGGCAGTGTGCATCCAATTCCAACCGTCTGGGTTTGTATCCCCAGAGCATCTGTACTGTGAAGGGGCTCCCAGGACCAGGGCCAGAGCCAGGCTTGTGCTCCCTTCCCCAGACCCTTCCCAGGTAGGAAGCAGGGGATGGTCTGGAGAACCAAGGGAGGTATGGGGACACAGACAACCATGCCTGTTCAACATTGTTTTCTGCAGGCTCTGGAGACTCCTGAGGTCACCGGTCACAGCAGGGGCCAGCAGAATGCAGCCTGGGACTCTGGCAGTAGCTTGACTCTAGGCAGTAGCCTcagtcccagtcccagtcccagccccagcccacacTGTTGCCCGGAGCCCACCTCAATAGTACGGATACCCCTACCCCACGCTAAGCCGGCAACCCTTGCCTCCAGAAGTCTCCCAGCTCCCTCGGCTCTGACCTGTGGTTCCCTGAGCAACCCTGCTCCCCCCAAGGGCCTCCCCCTGCACAGCAGCCTTCTGGAGCCAGCCTCCCTGCTGGGGAGGAAATTCTGTCAGAATCTAAGCTCCACAGGGGCAGCTGTGGCACACATGGGGCTGGTATTTGTACCCCCAGCCCTGGGATGCCACCCCTACATGCTGACCAACAAAGAGGCTTCAATGCCCAGAGAACTGCTGACAGGGAAGGCCATAACTAGAGCACCCAAAAGACCCAGGCTCTGAACCTGCAGGGCAGCTGCTGGCAGTGCCAACCTTTCCTCCTGCAGAAACCTGCTAGTGAGGATCTCGAGCTGACAGAAGGCAGTCTCTTCTCCAGCCTACAGGAGTGAGATAACACAGGCTGTGGTGGGCAGCCCGGGTCCCTCCCTCATTCCTTGACTAAGCCCAggtctgtctctgccctctgctgTCCAGGATGGATCTGTTGGAGGAGATCATGGCAGAGCTGCAGAATAAGTGCCACCTTGAAGCCAAGCCCCGACTGAGTCCCAGTCTTAGCCCAGACTCCTAGGGTGCCCTCCCTGAAGTGTCTCCCTGCAGACACTACCCTGGGCGCCCTCCCAAGACTGACCCCAACCCTCAATGTTTGCTTCAAAGcaaagaagatggaaagttccCAGTTTGTCTCCATCATTCACTAGCTCCAGCAACCAAATTTCTGCCATTTTTATTCCTTAATGTTGTCAGGTGGCTTTAATGGGTGGGGTGCACGAGGAAGGTGGGCAAGAACTGTCTCCTCACCATCTGTGTACAGGCTGGAGACTCCTAGAGGGAGTAGGGACAGGCTGTCAGCCTTGCCCCCCCAATTGTGCAAGAGTCccaggtgggaggtgggggtggtggtCATATCCTGCAACCCATAATAAGGACACAATGATTTTGGGGTTAGGGACCCACATCAGAGCAAGTTACAAAGTTAGAaacctggggtggggtggtgagctcaagaaaatacaaaacaagggATTGACTTGGGCCAAGATCCAATGCAGGGAGGGTCCTTTGCTGGTGCTATCTCAGCAGTAACTTCTGGTCTGGCCTTCTGAATGTAAGGACCAGCTGGGTGTGGGGTAAGGAGGAGGGGGACCAGCCCCCTCTCCTCTATGTCCTCCATTTCTGCACAAGGATCCTCggatctcccctcccctcccatagGATGGTGGAGCTGGCCTATAGAGCAGAAAAGGTTCGGGGGAGCCCCAAGGTCCAGGCACACGATGGGGAGTATGTGGACCCCAAGGAGCCCGCTGTTTCTGAGGGAGGCGGGGAACAGGGGGCCCAGGATCTGACCGGCTCCTGGGGtgggcaggaggagaggaagaggaagaagaggcaggtgaaGGGCCCCTGGTCCCTAGGGCTAGGTTGACATAGAGGGGCTCAGGACGGGTAGGGCGCCGGGCAAGGCGCTGGGAAACTGAGTGGGTAAGGTGCTCTGGGGGAAAGCAGGAGGGGGGCGGCGGGTAGCTGAGCAGGAAATCAGGGGACCTGTGGAGTGGTGGTGACTGGCCAAGCATACCATAGGAGGCATTGTGCCTGTCGGGAGGCATGGAGCGAAACGGACTCCAGGACCGGCTGGGGCCTGAGTAGGAGGtcccctcccctaccccaatTTCATAGTACAGATTCTCTCCCCTgtccagtgctgaggaggcaccCAGAGAGTTCCTccagactggggctggagagctaggTGGGAAGGATGGGGGACCCAAAGAGTACAAGCCTTGTTTAGGGACGCCAAGGAAAGGTGGCAAACACTCTCGGGGGGTTGAGAAGAAGCTGGGGTTAGAACCCTGTGAGGGGACAGAACATGGTGACTGGGCTGCCATCTCTGGAGCATCCCTGTAAGCCCCGCTTGCCCTGAGATGGGCACTGACCTGGGAAGGCCCTCTGGGACCCCTCCTTGAGGTCCCCAAGGGCCGCTGGCTTCTTACCAGGCTCCCATCACTCTGTTGCCTTGGGAGGTAAGGTGGGGGACCTGGAGCCCAGGCACCTGGGTGAGCTAAGGAGGGAGGGTGTATCCCACTCCCTGAAGTCCCCACAGGCTCCCCACCCACCTCTAGGGATAGTGAGCGTCgaaagggggagtggggagcaggTGGGGTGCCCCCCTGCTCTTGTTGGCTCTGTtgttctgctacctgctgagctCGCTCAGCCAAGGCCAGGGCCATGAGACGAGCTGGgttcttggggggagggggcggagcCCCACCAGGGCGCAGCAGAGGCAAGGGTGGGGGCAATAATGGTGAATCCATGCCGCCAGGACCTACAATACAGAAAGGAATGGGAAGGCGGTCAGCCGGGTCCTGGGACAGCTTGGGGACTGGGTCTACTGTGAGTGGGGTCTACTGAACAAGGCTCACTgtgctggcctggagctccccGGGTTGGTGCTAGCTTGCTGCTGATCTCCTGCTGACAGGTGTCACTTAGCTGGGCCTCAGCTCCACGCAGCAGCAGGGGGATGAGATGAGGGCTGAGAGCCGGTGTTGGGGTGGCCGAGGCAGGCGTCCCTCCAGCCCCcagtagttccaggacagcaggtgGTACTGATACAGCCAGGGGCTCTGAGATGTCCAGGGCAGTGGGTGAAGCAGGCTTAGTGGGTCCATGGGGTGACAGAGCCTGTGGGGTTGCCCGAggtgggaaggcagaggctgaggctggaggtgCTGGGCTGGCAGGAGGTGCAGGGTCCCCTGGGGTGGGGCTGCTGCAGCGAAAAGTAAGGGGATCAAAGTCAAGTCCCCGAAGTCCTTCCAGACAGCGGGGTGGACTGAAATCCAGATCATCACCATCATCCAGCCAGGCTGAGGTGCGGTGTGAGGGGGAGCCAGAGAGTGGCCCCAGGCCAGCTGCTGAAGactctgaggaggaggaggaggaagaggaagaagaggaagaagaagaagaggacaaGCTCTCGCAAGATCCAGCAGGTGCTGGGCCCACAGGAAAAGCATCACTACTGGAGTGGGGTCGTCGCAGCCGGTGCAGCCTCTGGAGGCCTGTTGGGAGAGGGTTACAGTTAGAGATCAGAACCTTACAGACACATACATCAGTAAAGACCAGATGCAAGTTGGCAGAAACAatgtgaaagaaagcaagaactcCCTGGAGGACTCAGAGCTGTTGCAGCCAACAGGGGTAGGGCAAGGTTATGAACTGGTCCAGACCCAGAGCAAGGATGGGGTCTGGTGACTGCATAACCTGTGAAGTATGAGAGCAACAGGATATCATGCACTGAGCAGGGTGTCCAGATGGATCGCGTCCCTTGGAAAACCACTGGCTATTCTAGTCCTGTCCAGCCACGATGCTGACCCTACAGAACAGCTTCACTCTTGGGCATCTGGCAGAGCCGTCTCCCAGGACTGTGAGTGTGGTGGGGATTGCTGACCAGAACCACCAAATCCATTTGGTGGAGGAATGATGCTGACCACATTGGGGGTgggagcacatgtgcacacacacacacagggggaggAAGCAAGCTGCAGAGGGCCAGCGCAGATGGACTTCTGGCTGGGTGATGACTGAAAATCAAGCTGCAGATGCAGAATGCTTCCACCTCCCATGTTGCCCACAAACTCTTCAAAGTAGCTGGAACTGAGCAACAGCTATTCCCACATACACCTGTAAGTGAGAACGCCTCCCAGTGAGGGATGATGGCTGTCCAGGATGCCTCTGGTCAGGGGCAGCAGCAGGGAGGGAAAGACACTCTCAGGTAAGGAGTGGGGCTCCTTTAATTGCATCCAGGAAGTTTTGGGGTGTTGTAATATtatttaagtctttttaaaaggaatgacTAAACAAAAGACCCTATATGAACCAATGAATACCGAGTGTACTATCAACAGCAATTTATATCTAATTTGTACCTAAAATGTATCTAGTTTACACCTAAGGCCTTGGTTTTAAAAGTTTGAAGGGggggcggggctggtgagatggctcagcaggtaagactgctcttccaaaggtccttagttcaaatcccagcaaccacatggtggctcacaaccatccgtaacaagatctgactccctcttctggtgtgtctgaagacagctacagtgtacttacatataataaataaatctttttttaaaaaaaaaaagtaataaaaaataaaagtttgaatCCCACCAGGCTGTGATGGTACATTtgtctaatcccagcactcaggacatttgaggccagcctggtctacacagagaaaccttgtccagaaaaaacaaaagttcAAGGAAGGCCCTTGCTGGATGTAGTGACTCACACATGTAATCTCAGTTCTCAAGAGTTGTGTGGCCATCCTGGGCtctatagcaagttccaggctagccagagctacatagcaagacctaaTCTCAAAGCagtaaccaaaccaaaccaaacaaacagccaacaccaccaacaccaaaAACGCAAGGCCCTCTCCATGAATCTGAAGTACAACATTTAGAGATGAAGCCAGGGCCTCAGTCCCCCTAGCTCAGTTTAGGTACATGTGGGGTCCACTCTGTGCTCACCAGCCCCGCTGGCCTGGGATGACAGAGACTCCTCACTTTTGGCAGATCTCAGCGTGACAGTGTCAGGTCTGCTGCCTGTAAGGAGGAGTAAGATAAGTCACGTGCCTCTCCAGCATACAGCTACTCCCACCACCCCTCAGCGAGGCCCCAGTCTCAGACCTGAAGGCTGTGGTGGGGCTCGGCTGCCACCCAGCCATGGCAGCGGCTTCTTCCGGGGTATGCTGGGGCCCCGCCCCAGAGCAAAGAATGTCTTCCAGCTGCtacctcctggcttcctttgtttctccgccctctctcttttccttctggagTTTGGGTGACAGGGAGAGTAGGCAGTCTGAAGAACCAGGGCCTCCAGGCTAATCCTCCTCTCACCAGCATCCCATGTATACCTTTCCACTGGTGAGGCTGGCGTCTTAGGAGTCGTGGGCTCTGTAGGTGTTCCAAGACGGCCCTGAGTTCGTGCCTGGGCTTCTTCCAGTGTTAGCAGGCGAGTGGAGGGACTGCTCCCCGCAAGGGACTTGGGTCTGGGAAGGAGGCAGCGACCTGGAGAGGTCGAAAAGGTGACAGCTATAAGCTTTGGGCCATTTGAGACTACAGGCAAAGCCAAGCGCCACAGCCCAAGCCCCGGCCCCGCAGCGTGCCCACCCGGGCTGGCAAGGCAGGGGGCCGGTGTAGATCAGGCGggaattggggggaggggcagcaggCAGGTAAGGAAGATGGGTAAGGCGGAACGAGCTGATGAGAAGGCAGCTCCCAGCAGCCAGCAAGGGCAGTGGCTCTGGTCAGTTACCTCGGGCCAGAGGGCCCTCCGACGAGCAGAATCCTGACTGGGCTGGGGTCCGGGGCAGGGCAGGGACTCTGGGCAGGGCCAGGGTGGGGTCAAGTCTGGGGACCTCCCACCTCCTCCCGGGTGGACCCAAGGCCCCACGCGCCCCCAGGAGCTATAAGGGGTGAAGGAAGAACGGTGTCCTGGCCAAGAAGTGGGGATCCTGGGCGTAGGAGCTGAAATGAGAAGGAGGGGGGCGCGGGGAGGGATGGGCCAGGGTGGGGTCCTCAAGGAGCTGCGGGGGAGGTCTAGTCAGTGGAGTAGGGATAGGGCCAGGAGCCCACCTGCCCTCCCACTGCAGCCCTGACACTGAGGGGCAGTAGCCAGGACGTCAGGGGATGGGCTGGCCATACCTGCAGGGTCCAGGCCAGCAGAGGTGAAGGTATCGCTGAACAGAACCTCCACGTGGGTGAGCAGGAACTCCACCACCACGGACTGCACCCGGACCTCCCGGAAGGCGGCTGCCCCACCCAGCCCCACCGACTCCAGCTCCATAGACCTGGAGTTGGGGAGAGTAAGGCCACCCACGGACTCTGAGCCTGGTTGGCAGTATAGGGTGCCAGTGGACGAGATCACTAGTGATAACAGTCCTGTTCAAGTGgctctggctgttcttgaacCCTCTTTCCTTCAAACCCACATTCAATCTGTCAGCAACCCCGAGTGTACTCAGACCTCCAAAAATCGACCCAGATTCTAACAACACCCTCTCCCTCCACGGCTGCTTCTGACCCCATGCTGCTTGGTATAGTTTGAGAAAGTATCCCCCAAACACCCATGTAATAAAAACTTGGTCCCCAAGGTGGGGATTTAGGAGGTGGGACCTGATGGGAGGGGTCTTTATGTCACTATCTCTCAAAGACAATCCTGGGTCCTGGCTCCCGGCTCCCCTTAACCCTTCCCTTGTCTTGGCCATGAGCTGTGTATTAATTCTACCTTATACTCCCACCATGTTACCTTGTTACAAGCCCAAAGCAACGGAGCCAGTCAACTGTGGACCGAAATCTGGAAAACTGTGTTCTAAACAAGTCCTTCTTCTTTATAAGCTAACCACCATGGGGATTTTGTTATAGTTATGGAAAGCTGACTAGCGTTTTAGCCCAGTCTCCATTCCTCCCATGTGGAAGTCATAGTAGCCTCTTTCCCTTGTCCCCATCAGACTGTCCTCAGAGAACCTGTGTAGCCCTGACCAGTGAGGCTTCCCAGCTTCGAGGCCTTGGCTATACCTCAATACACATCGAAGTCTTTGTTGACTTCTATCTGGTCTTCAATCTGTGACGTCATCTCTACTCCCCACCCATGCTCATTCACTCGACTACAGCCAACAGACCTCCATGGGGCCCCTTCCAACCACCAACCAGGCCATGTGCTGCAGGCTTGCACTCTGCGCCTTCTGCCTGCTGATTTTCCCTGGATACTCTCATGGGTCCCACGTAGGTCTTGACGCATGTTACTTTCTGAATGGAGTCTATCCCACGGAGGAAAGCTTACCGTAGCAGGTTGGGTGCCCAAACAATGGCCAGGTTGCGGGCATGCATGCTGGTGTTAGCGCTGTGTCTTGCCATGCGGGCCAGGTGCCTCAGCAGGTACTCCAGGGTCCTGGGGGCAGAAGCAGTGGCAGATGACTACTTACTTCCGTTCTCTGCATCCTGAGATGCCCTTCTTGACTCTGCCCATTTACCTGTAATGTGGTGGAGGCAGCTGCTGGATGACGTCATGCACTCGCACTAGGCGTTCTTCCTccccaggcactgacatagcctcctGAAATGATGGGCAGGCATGATGGTGCTGGGCCACATGCGGctgccccaaccccacccctgccacccctccacccccgctGCCCTAGCCAGTTCCCTTACTCACACTGAACTTCCCATAGAGCTGGTAGGTGAGCAAGGGGTTGGGCAGTTCCCGGAAGTAGAGCTTGCAGAGGGAGGACACACTGTGGATATCTTGTAGGAAGGCGGGGCCAGACAACTCAGGGATCCTCTCACTATCAAACTCATGCCTGAGAATCACCACGGCAAGGAGAAGTTCATCTCGCTCACCAGGCCACATCCCCTACCCCTACCCACAAGTCCCACAGATGGATACAGCAACCTTCCCTAGGCCCTGTGCAGGGATCCAGAGTGGGAACCTTATTGAATCTCCAATGACCCTGCATGGCAAAGACAGGGGAGCCACTAGAGAAGGGGTACTGAGCCCCAAGTATAAGATGCCTCTGTCTGTAGCTATCCAAGGACTCCAGAGTCTAACTGTGGCCCTGCCATGAGCCCCATGCTGTGCTGTTCGCTGGACTTTAAGCAGACACTGGGAAGTGAAGCACTCACTACTCCGTTGGGTGTCTGTGGCTCACAGGCAGAGCTTTCCCTCTGTGATTGATTCCACTCAGTCACTGCCCCTCAACTTTCCTGCTCTCGCACAtcctagttttctttttcagtggtGGAggactgttttggttttttagtaAGTCTCTTACATAGCTTAGTgtggcctagaactccctatgtagccaaaTGCAACCTTGAACCCCTGCCCTCCGACATGTTAGGGTTACCAGTATGGCATCTGCTCCTTGCTCTGTCTTAGTTCTGTCTGTCCTCATTAGCACAGATCTATTTTTCTCCATTGCACCTGTGCTAACGTCAGCAATCTTGTTTGTCCCTCAGGACCTACAATATGGTATGTCATTCACTGAGGTGTCCCCCAGTTCTAGAGTTAGTCCTGGCATATCATGGGGTTCGTTAAGCTAACTCTCTGGGGATGCTACTCCTATTCTCATCTTCCAGCCTTAGCCTGGCTGTCACCTCCTCAAGGAAGAAGCTTCAGGCCACCATTGCATTCAGGCCACCACTGCATTGCATTTGTGCCTCCCTAGCTTCCAACACATGTGACCCTGGCACGCAGCATAGAGCTGGGACAGAAGGTGCTCACCGAAGCCTCTGGATGTTGGAGGACACGCCAGAGAGCCGGTAGATTCCATCCACCACACCATGGGCCTCAATAAACTCAGAGCAGCAGCGCAGCACTTGGGGCActgggagagagggtggggtCAGGGCCAGAATGGCATCATGGGTGAGGCAGGATGGGTGAGAGACCCCAGGCCTCACCGTCTTGGCCTGAGTTGCTGAGGTGCTCTCCAAGATCACAACCAAACACCCTCTGCCGCAGGATTCCCCGTTGGCGCAGCCGCTGGCGAGAAGGACGAGAGCGCATGAATGTGCGGAGGAGTCCTGCCAGCTTCCCACGTGGCCGGGGCACAGCTGTGGGGGCAAAAGCAGAGCATTAGAGTCAGGAGTGCGGTTGGCTtgctggggcaggggcagagatCTGATTTCTCGTTTCCATTACCTGAGGTCAGAGAAGAGATGCCCTGGGGAGCTGGGATGCCACACAGGGGACTGTCAGCATCTGTGGGTGGACAATGGTAGAAAGGACAAGTGGTAGGCTGAGGGTGAGGAGGACTGCTGCCCACTCCCCATGGCACTTACCTGCCTTTAGGCCAGGCCCTGGCCTCTCTGTGAAGAGTTCCACACACTCACTGGGGAAGAAACCAACctgaagaaaaatcaaagtgaGTAGCCAGGCCACCCTAGTGGGCAGAGCCCTAGTGCACAGGTCCACCTCAGATCCAGCTCACCTGGAAGCCCCGTTTGCCCCGCCACCAGCTCCTATCCTCTGTAGGTGGCATGTCGATCACTGAGACGATGTCTCCCACCTGGGAATGGATGGGAGGACAGGGGttcagaagaggcaggagaagcacAGAGCACAGGTAGAGTCCATTCCTTCCAAGCCTCACCTCAAAGGACAGCTCATCTGGCGCCTGGGCAGTGTACCGCTTGACCACGTGGGCAGCAGCCACAGCAGGGATATTGAGGGAGGCTTCCTCACTGAGGAGCAGGCGCCGGCCATGGTTGTCCAGCTGAAGTGGAGGTAAAATGTGGAAAGGAGAAGTCAAAAGGGGTTAGTAAAATCAGATCAGTTTTCTCCATGTCCAGTAAGGCCACCAGCTGTCCCTAAGAGCATCTGTCACTCAGAACTATTGcccaaagctggagagatggctcagtagttaagagcatttgctagaagacccaagttcaggtctCAACATGCACAAGGCAGCTCATGACATCTGAAACTGTAGTTCCAGAGGATCTTGGGctttcctcccacctctgcaggcatgcatgtgctggACACACagtcaggcaaaacactcatacacataaaacatctAAAGCCAACAAGATAACAGCAACACCAAGAGATAAGTAGTTGCCTGTTGTCCCCCAAACTCCCAAGGACATCTGTGCACATTTTATCCAAAATTCATTTAGTCTAAGCCACTGTCAGCCAGATGTATTGTGAACTGCAAGCAACACATTTCTAACTGGTATACCTTTAAGTCTCTACAgccacacagctacacacacacacacacacacacaagcacgcacgcTCATACAAGCAACACATTTCTAACTGGTATACCTTTAAATTTCTACAGCCAcacagctatacacacacacatgcactcacgcTCGTACCTTTCTCTTGCTGGCATGCACCCACACAGACACTAAAATACCAATgcctccccacttcccccagtttccttcttccctgtgCCCACACACTCCTAGGCTGCTTCTTGTGCCTCAGACACCTCTCATTAGATCTTAGCTCCAGGTTCCCCATATCAGGCCCACCTCCATCCAAGTGAGCACAGGTCCACAGTTGAGATTACTGTCCACCAGTCCTGACAGGGTCTCCAGGTACTGCAGCAGCAGTGGTACCAGCATCTGGGAGCAAATTGCCAAGGAAGCTGCTGTGAATTGATGAAGACAGAGCCCCCTCACTGCCCCCCACACCTCCCACAATGCTCAAGCTCGTCTCAGCAAGGCTGATTCAGCCTGGATGCCTGGGTGTGGCTCAGCTGCGAAGCTCTGAAATGTTATCTGAGCTGAGCTCTGGAGTGAAACTGATGTGGCTGTGCTGACCGGTGAATCCTCTTGGACCTTCCCATGATCCCCAAACTAAAGGGACCCTCTAGCATCCTGATACATTTCTAAGGCTTCTCCACACAGATTGGTTGGCACTCAGATCATATGACAggagccttccaagtgctgagattacaggctcaCGTCAGCATGGCCAACTCAAGAGCTCTTTATTACCTGTTCCCCTTGCCTTACTGGCTGCACACATAGCTGATGATATACCCTTGATTGCCCAGGAAGGGACTGAGGCAAGTAGGTTACCTGGGCAGCCCTGGTACCCTCTGGAGGTGGagggagctctgggaggcaggaaaatctcCGGTCAAATATGCATCGGT
Encoded here:
- the Arhgap33 gene encoding rho GTPase-activating protein 33 isoform X1 gives rise to the protein MLQAQKQSDPILPWGASWAGRGQTLRARSTDSLDGPGEGSVQPVPTTGGPGTKGKPGKRLSAPRGPFPRLADCAHFHYENVDFGHIQLLLSPEREGPSLTGENELVFGVQVTCQGRSWPVLRSYDDFRSLDAHLHRCIFDRRFSCLPELPPPPEGTRAAQMLVPLLLQYLETLSGLVDSNLNCGPVLTWMELDNHGRRLLLSEEASLNIPAVAAAHVVKRYTAQAPDELSFEVGDIVSVIDMPPTEDRSWWRGKRGFQVGFFPSECVELFTERPGPGLKADADSPLCGIPAPQGISSLTSAVPRPRGKLAGLLRTFMRSRPSRQRLRQRGILRQRVFGCDLGEHLSNSGQDVPQVLRCCSEFIEAHGVVDGIYRLSGVSSNIQRLRHEFDSERIPELSGPAFLQDIHSVSSLCKLYFRELPNPLLTYQLYGKFSEAMSVPGEEERLVRVHDVIQQLPPPHYRTLEYLLRHLARMARHSANTSMHARNLAIVWAPNLLRSMELESVGLGGAAAFREVRVQSVVVEFLLTHVEVLFSDTFTSAGLDPAGRCLLPRPKSLAGSSPSTRLLTLEEAQARTQGRLGTPTEPTTPKTPASPVERRKRERAEKQRKPGGSSWKTFFALGRGPSIPRKKPLPWLGGSRAPPQPSGSRPDTVTLRSAKSEESLSSQASGAGLQRLHRLRRPHSSSDAFPVGPAPAGSCESLSSSSSSSSSSSSSSSSESSAAGLGPLSGSPSHRTSAWLDDGDDLDFSPPRCLEGLRGLDFDPLTFRCSSPTPGDPAPPASPAPPASASAFPPRATPQALSPHGPTKPASPTALDISEPLAVSVPPAVLELLGAGGTPASATPTPALSPHLIPLLLRGAEAQLSDTCQQEISSKLAPTRGAPGQHSPGGMDSPLLPPPLPLLRPGGAPPPPPKNPARLMALALAERAQQVAEQQSQQEQGGTPPAPHSPFRRSLSLEVGGEPVGTSGSGIHPPSLAHPGAWAPGPPPYLPRQQSDGSLVRSQRPLGTSRRGPRGPSQVSAHLRASGAYRDAPEMAAQSPCSVPSQGSNPSFFSTPRECLPPFLGVPKQGLYSLGPPSFPPSSPAPVWRNSLGASSALDRGENLYYEIGVGEGTSYSGPSRSWSPFRSMPPDRHNASYGMLGQSPPLHRSPDFLLSYPPPPSCFPPEHLTHSVSQRLARRPTRPEPLYVNLALGTRGPSPASSSSSSPPAHPRSRSDPGPPVPRLPQKQRAPWGPHTPHRVPGPWGSPEPFLLYRPAPPSYGRGGEIRGSLCRNGGHRGEGAGPPPPYPTPSWSLHSEGQTRSYC
- the Arhgap33 gene encoding rho GTPase-activating protein 33 isoform X3: MLQAQKQSDPILPWGASWAGRGQTLRARSTDSLDGPGEGSVQPVPTTGGPGTKGKPGKRLSAPRGPFPRLADCAHFHYENVDFGHIQLLLSPEREGPSLTGENELVFGVQVTCQGRSWPVLRSYDDFRSLDAHLHRCIFDRRFSCLPELPPPPEGTRAAQMLVPLLLQYLETLSGLVDSNLNCGPVLTWMELDNHGRRLLLSEEASLNIPAVAAAHVVKRYTAQAPDELSFEVGDIVSVIDMPPTEDRSWWRGKRGFQVGFFPSECVELFTERPGPGLKADADSPLCGIPAPQGISSLTSAVPRPRGKLAGLLRTFMRSRPSRQRLRQRGILRQRVFGCDLGEHLSNSGQDVPQVLRCCSEFIEAHGVVDGIYRLSGVSSNIQRLRHEFDSERIPELSGPAFLQDIHSVSSLCKLYFRELPNPLLTYQLYGKFSEAMSVPGEEERLVRVHDVIQQLPPPHYRTLEYLLRHLARMARHSANTSMHARNLAIVWAPNLLRSMELESVGLGGAAAFREVRVQSVVVEFLLTHVEVLFSDTFTSAGLDPAGRCLLPRPKSLAGSSPSTRLLTLEEAQARTQGRLGTPTEPTTPKTPASPVERRKRERAEKQRKPGGSSWKTFFALGRGPSIPRKKPLPWLGGSRAPPQPSGSRPDTVTLRSAKSEESLSSQASGAGLQRLHRLRRPHSSSDAFPVGPAPAGSCESLSSSSSSSSSSSSSSSSESSAAGLGPLSGSPSHRTSAWLDDGDDLDFSPPRCLEGLRGLDFDPLTFRCSSPTPGDPAPPASPAPPASASAFPPRATPQALSPHGPTKPASPTALDISEPLAVSVPPAVLELLGAGGTPASATPTPALSPHLIPLLLRGAEAQLSDTCQQEISSKLAPTRGAPGQHSPGGMDSPLLPPPLPLLRPGGAPPPPPKNPARLMALALAERAQQGSNPSFFSTPRECLPPFLGVPKQGLYSLGPPSFPPSSPAPVWRNSLGASSALDRGENLYYEIGVGEGTSYSGPSRSWSPFRSMPPDRHNASYGMLGQSPPLHRSPDFLLSYPPPPSCFPPEHLTHSVSQRLARRPTRPEPLYVNLALGTRGPSPASSSSSSPPAHPRSRSDPGPPVPRLPQKQRAPWGPHTPHRVPGPWGSPEPFLLYRPAPPSYGRGGEIRGSLCRNGGHRGEGAGPPPPYPTPSWSLHSEGQTRSYC
- the Arhgap33 gene encoding rho GTPase-activating protein 33 isoform X2; this encodes MVARSTDSLDGPGEGSVQPVPTTGGPGTKGKPGKRLSAPRGPFPRLADCAHFHYENVDFGHIQLLLSPEREGPSLTGENELVFGVQVTCQGRSWPVLRSYDDFRSLDAHLHRCIFDRRFSCLPELPPPPEGTRAAQMLVPLLLQYLETLSGLVDSNLNCGPVLTWMELDNHGRRLLLSEEASLNIPAVAAAHVVKRYTAQAPDELSFEVGDIVSVIDMPPTEDRSWWRGKRGFQVGFFPSECVELFTERPGPGLKADADSPLCGIPAPQGISSLTSAVPRPRGKLAGLLRTFMRSRPSRQRLRQRGILRQRVFGCDLGEHLSNSGQDVPQVLRCCSEFIEAHGVVDGIYRLSGVSSNIQRLRHEFDSERIPELSGPAFLQDIHSVSSLCKLYFRELPNPLLTYQLYGKFSEAMSVPGEEERLVRVHDVIQQLPPPHYRTLEYLLRHLARMARHSANTSMHARNLAIVWAPNLLRSMELESVGLGGAAAFREVRVQSVVVEFLLTHVEVLFSDTFTSAGLDPAGRCLLPRPKSLAGSSPSTRLLTLEEAQARTQGRLGTPTEPTTPKTPASPVERRKRERAEKQRKPGGSSWKTFFALGRGPSIPRKKPLPWLGGSRAPPQPSGSRPDTVTLRSAKSEESLSSQASGAGLQRLHRLRRPHSSSDAFPVGPAPAGSCESLSSSSSSSSSSSSSSSSESSAAGLGPLSGSPSHRTSAWLDDGDDLDFSPPRCLEGLRGLDFDPLTFRCSSPTPGDPAPPASPAPPASASAFPPRATPQALSPHGPTKPASPTALDISEPLAVSVPPAVLELLGAGGTPASATPTPALSPHLIPLLLRGAEAQLSDTCQQEISSKLAPTRGAPGQHSPGGMDSPLLPPPLPLLRPGGAPPPPPKNPARLMALALAERAQQVAEQQSQQEQGGTPPAPHSPFRRSLSLEVGGEPVGTSGSGIHPPSLAHPGAWAPGPPPYLPRQQSDGSLVRSQRPLGTSRRGPRGPSQVSAHLRASGAYRDAPEMAAQSPCSVPSQGSNPSFFSTPRECLPPFLGVPKQGLYSLGPPSFPPSSPAPVWRNSLGASSALDRGENLYYEIGVGEGTSYSGPSRSWSPFRSMPPDRHNASYGMLGQSPPLHRSPDFLLSYPPPPSCFPPEHLTHSVSQRLARRPTRPEPLYVNLALGTRGPSPASSSSSSPPAHPRSRSDPGPPVPRLPQKQRAPWGPHTPHRVPGPWGSPEPFLLYRPAPPSYGRGGEIRGSLCRNGGHRGEGAGPPPPYPTPSWSLHSEGQTRSYC